Proteins co-encoded in one Scomber scombrus chromosome 14, fScoSco1.1, whole genome shotgun sequence genomic window:
- the shroom1 gene encoding protein Shroom1 isoform X2: MDSYNFHFERMSNVDLHPLSLPVSRLSPAKSNSSIVDQFAHHQHGKGDSAYSSFSGGSTAPDYPSPFLPDDLQSSSFSHYADLKYVKSIYHPTQVLQSDSKAMDQLCRSVEAISQQYRNNTSNNVNHHNHNSNENYHTNNKVLSKQEVPLGAPSQGAYPAVYPPPVPARLDSFIATKNLENSRVHHHGTEFQPQQPQQQLRPHNRSHAQSHGLNAQRTETANPKTGNSGFNSEPVYAVWKGSQQQEQQQHQARQPPVYRLHLQPHDQTRAPLNPDYLFITDNKAASEQQKSANILIRSPPRGTSQPEHLKPRHSSNSDGCNGDHHNKPSGSTGHFEGQRKRVHSAHDWLGSEPARATSPWNAGQSFTNSSIQHKGQFYFVKGVCKQSESGMRTYSASVCGSDAGSESSTVIERHRLREKERCHSTMDDLFRPLKDSSRSSSDMITDGREAFTYENQSKDLISRSQDQENHKPSLLMQSSQSFESLEDIDMMHSLEIGRHTAKNPIFYCGPDRNCPPHSSTQTKEVTSLISNEQPNDHKREEQAKRGKRQPLGDVASERINKETTPLLYHLTGASRAALQPKKDTDFSIKGKEAVPNKTGHGDVAFNDNDRPQQGDTSKNDREEVISVACNTLDDSFKKYYKEKLKDAQSKVLRETSFKRRDLQLSWPHRIRQKPELRPTVIHSFSSSQDSETLIPSVTSEETERGSIKEEVRESQKEMDKETEKEKGRPANVAQPQVARIGGRKRLTQEQKKMCYSEPEKLNQLGGAPKHSACRSFGNESESLFAVECEGEEDTQQGEQGLVAARRKMFETRGRALSASSASKTNLKNLQHKALVDYMERKTGQKVAEPQQPVPHLPPPPRQRHSLGEKPFDWGPRPLSACPDGKNTKKKLHRPHSAGRILDSSTSSIRYAQFFSAQSCSGQSSQPGWRESQGPSQGKSASVESLLDQPEPPNFFRNRSTSTPHAFEAHDYETDPLPANTMETRSPQKNATEDPVVTSVPESQQRVRVVAQRGKSMEELGASKLTRPSAMSKSSEQLDQLWRHSGGPGGPDRDRRNVSFFAQVREAQGQERESKKQYVLDQAVKQPEIIGQKNTQGQTQIHTRKKSPIKQNSEPALGSVEDTGPLTTVGTRNSSRSTSPASCSSSRARVHSASPGFHGSVTNEIRSSRPPSETSSNPPSPRGQETSEREIKSTSSTPIQTKLPCENRLSSRVSTSPCVTGLEREQSVDELSNEAPPFDSNHEVSLSCGVTTDPSLWILLPDEDIKEEVLNLPLTDNVFDDESSSSAPPTQTSETSVSPCTSVSDADISQQVEEEKNPEMEDEKLGENQEMEERGTPEGETEGLDRPVERPQWEELVKAVVKADQSLTRVLYPLANRKTALMLMEQLLSEDTLLMEEHYKKKQEQRGAVESTETFEAAEPTSCPSAPDSLKAQSPELQSKADVTEKKRLLVSFIEDRLRSLEETRGALEADIQENVSSGEALEVLVQEHCLPVELERYNLFIGDLERVVSLLLCLSARLARVQNALSTVDQYTDAEEKQSLDSRHRLLCKQREDAKDLKDNLDRRENLVSTFLSRQLSAEQLQDYRRFVQTKASLLIRQKDLEEKQRLGEEQLEALSNSLHL, from the exons ATGGATTCCTACAACTTCCACTTTGAGAGAATGAGCAACGTGGACCTGCATCCTCTGAGCCTGCCCGTCAGCCGGCTCTCCCCAGCCAAGTCCAACAGCAGCATCGTCGACCAGTTTGCCCACCACCAACACGGCAAAGGAGACTCTGCCTACAGCTCCTTCTCTGGTGGGTCCACTGCCCCAGACTACCCTTCTCCCTTCCTGCCAGATGACCTGCAGTCCAGCTCCTTCAGCCACTATGCTGATCTTAAGTATGTAAAGTCCATTTACCACCCCACCCAGGTTCTGCAGTCTGACTCAAAGGCCATGGACCAGCTCTGTCGCTCTGTGGAAGCTATCTCACAACAATATCGCAATAATACCAGCAACAACGTAAACCACCACAACCACAATAGCAACGAAAATTACCATACCAACAACAAAGTACTCTCTAAACAAGAGGTGCCTTTGGGGGCTCCATCCCAAGGTGCTTACCCTGCTGTCTATCCTCCTCCAGTACCTGCACGCCTGGATAGTTTCATAGCCACAAAAAACTTGGAGAATAGCAGGGTCCACCACCATGGTACTGAATTTCAACCACAGCAGCCACAGCAACAGCTCAGACCCCACAATCGATCCCATGCACAGTCACATGGTCTGAATGCTCAGAGGACTGAGACTGCAAACCCAAAAACAGGCAACTCTGGCTTCAATTCTGAACCAGTGTATGCAGTTTGGAAGGGCTCTCAACagcaagagcagcagcagcatcaagcCCGGCAGCCACCAGTATACCGCCTTCACCTCCAGCCTCATGATCAGACCAGGGCACCGTTGAACCCAGACTACCTTTTCATCACGGATAACAAAGCTGCCTCTGAGCAGCAGAAGTCAGCCAACATTTTAATCCGATCACCTCCCCGAGGCACAAGCCAGCCTGAGCACCTGAAACCCAGACACTCATCAAACAGTGATGGATGCAATGGAGACCATCATAACAAGCCCAGTGGTAGCACCGGCCATTTTGAGGGTCAGCGCAAAAGGGTGCACTCAGCACATGATTGGCTTGGTTCAGAGCCAGCCCGAGCCACTAGCCCCTGGAATGCTGGTCAGAGCTTTACCAACAGCAGCATCCAGCATAAGGGTCAATTCTACTTTGTCAAAGGGGTGTGCAAGCAGTCTGAATCTGGTATGAGGACATATTCTGCATCAGTTTGTGGGTCTGACGCTGGTAGTGAGAGCTCCACTGTGATCGAGAGACACCGGcttagagaaaaagaaagatgccaCAGTACGATGGATGATTTGTTTAGGCCTCTCAAAGATAGTTCTCGCTCCTCCAGTGATATGATAACAGATGGGAGAGAGGCTTTCACTTATGAGAACCAGAGCAAGGACCTAATCTCAAGGAGCCAGGATCAGGAGAATCACAAGCCATCGCTCTTGATGCAGTCCTCTCAAAGCTTTGAATCCTTAGAGGACATCGACATGATGCATAGTCTAGAGATTGGCCGCCACACTGCCAAAAACCCTATATTCTACTGTGGACCTGACAGAAACTGCCCCCCACAttcaagcacacaaacaaaggAAGTCACATCACTGATCAGCAATGAACAGCCCAATGACCACAAGAGAGAGGAGCAGGCAAAGAGAGGGAAAAGGCAGCCATTGGGGGATGTAGCCAGCGAGAGgataaacaaagaaacaactCCGCTTCTGTACCACCTCACTGGAGCCAGCAGGGCAGCATTACAGCCAAAAAAGGATACTGATTTCAGTATAAAAGGCAAGGAAGCAGTCCCAAACAAAACGGGTCATGGAGATGTGGCTTTCAACGATAATGACAGACCTCAACAAGGTGACACGAGCAAGAACGATAGAGAGGAAGTGATCTCTGTTGCCTGTAACACCCTGGATGACTCATTTAAAAAGTACTACAAAGAGAAGCTGAAGGATGCCCAGTCTAAAGTCCTGAGGGAGACTTCATTTAAAAGGAGGGACCTGCAGCTGTCATGGCCGCACCGAATCAGGCAAAAACCTGAGCTGCGGCCTACAGTGATTCACTCTTTCTCCTCATCACAGGACTCAGAGACTCTCATCCCCTCTGTGACCtctgaggagacagagagggggagcataaaggaagaagtaagggagAGTCAGAAGGAGATGGACAAAGAGAccgaaaaagaaaaagggaggcCAGCTAATGTGGCTCAGCCCCAGGTGGCACGCATCGGAGGCAGGAAGCGTTTAACCCAAGAGCAGAAGAAGATGTGCTACTCTGAACCAGAAAAACTCAACCAGCTCGGTGGTGCCCCCAAACACTCTGCTTGCCGCTCCTTTGGCAACGAAAGTGAGAGCCTGTTTGCAGTCGAGTGTGAGGGAGAGGAAGATACGCAGCAAGGAGAGCAGGGACTGGTTGCTGCACGGAGGAAGATGTTTGAGACGAGAGGTCGAGCCCTTTCAGCCTCTAGCGCCTCAAAGACAAACCTAAAAAATCTGCAACACAAGGCCCTGGTGGACTACATGGAGCGCAAGACGGGTCAGAAAGTGGCTGAGCCCCAGCAACCAGTGCCTCACCTACCGCCTCCACCCAGACAGAGACACTCTCTGGGTGAGAAACCATTTGACTGGGGTCCCAGACCTCTATCAGCATGTCCTGATGGCAAAAACACCAAGAAGAAACTCCACAGACCTCATTCTGCAGGACGCATCCTTgactcctccaccagctccatcAG GTATGCCCAGTTCTTCTCAGCACAGTCTTGCTCTGGCCAGTCGAGTCAACCCGGATGGAGGGAGAGCCAAGGTCCATCTCAGGGGAAGTCTGCGTCAGTGGAGAGTCTCTTAGACCAACCAGAACCACCTAATTTCTTCAGGAACAGATCCACTTCCACACCACATGCATTTGAG GCGCATGACTATGAGACAGATCCATTACCAGCTAATACTATGGAAACCAGGAG TCCCCAGAAGAATGCGACTGAGGACCCTGTAGTAACATCAGTCCCTGAGAGCCAGCAGCGTGTCCGTGTGGTTGCACAGAGGGGGAAGTCCATGGAAGAGCTCGGGGCATCAAAGTTAACAAGACCATCAGCCATGAGTAAAAGTTCTGAGCAGCTGGATCAACTGTGGAGGCATTCGGGTGGACCAGGAGGGCCAGATAGAGATAGGAGGAATGTTTCATTCTTTGCCCAAGTCAGAGAAGCCCAGGggcaggaaagagagagtaagaaaCAATATGTGTTGGATCAAGCAGTAAAACAACCCGAGATCATTGGTCAGAAAAACACTCAGGGACAGACACAAATCCATACTCGGAAAAAGTCCCCGATAAAGCAGAACTCAGAACCAGCACTGGGTAGTGTGGAGGATACCGGGCCTCTCACCACAGTAGGAACAAGGAATTCAAGTAGATCCACCTCTCCGGCCTCCTGCTCCTCGTCTCGGGCCAGGGTTCACTCTGCATCTCCTGGTTTCCATGGCTCCGTCACAAATGAGATCAGGTCTAGTAGGCCGCCCAGTGAGACTTCTTCTAATCCACCTTCCCCTAGAGGTCAAGAAACCAGTGAGAGGGAGATCAAATCCACATCGTCAACCCCCATCCAGACAAAGCTTCCTTGTGAAAACAGGCTGAGCTCCAG AGTCAGTACTTCCCCTTGTGTAACTGGATTGGAACGAGAGCAGTCAGTGGATGAACTGAGCAATGAGGCCCCACCATTTGATTCAAACCACGAAGTGTCtctgagctgtggtgtaaccacaGATCCATCGCTGTGGATACTCCTTCCAGATGAAGACATCAAAGAAGAAGTCCTGAATCTACCGCTGACAGACAACGTATTCGATGACGAGTCTTCAAGCTCAGCCCCTCCTACGCAGACAAGCGAAACCTCTGTGTCTCCCTGCACCTCAGTCTCTGACGCAGACATCAGTCAGCaggtggaagaggagaaaaatccaGAAATGGAAGATGAGAAGTTGGGAGAAAAccaggagatggaggagaggggaacaccagagggagagacagagggctTGGACAGGCCCGTCGAGAGACCTCAGTGGGAGGAGCTTGTAAAAGCGGTTGTCAAGGCGGATCAATCACTGACCAGAGTACTGTACCCGCTGGCTAATCGTAAGACGGCACTGATGCTGATggagcagctgctgtcagaggACACGCTGCTGATGGAGGAGCACTACAAGAAGAAACAGGAGCAGAGGGGCGCTGTAGAAAG cacTGAGACCTTCGAAGCGGCTGAACCAACTTCCTGTCCTTCTGCTCCTGACAGCCTTAAAGCTCAGAGTCCAGAGCTGCAGAGCAAAGCTGATGTCACTGAGAAGAAG CGTCTGTTAGTGTCCTTCATTGAGGATCGTCTGCGTTCACTCGAAGAAACACGTGGCGCCCTCGAAGCAGATATTCAGGAGAACGTGTCCAGTGGTGAGGCGCTGGAGGTGCTGGTCCAAGAGCACTGCCTTCCTGTGGAGCTGGAGAGGTACAACCTGTTCATAGGAGACCTGGAGAGGGTGGTCAGCCTGCTTTTATGCCTCTCTGCCCGGCTGGCCAGGGTACAGAACGCCCTGAGCACAGTGGACCAGTACACGGACGCTGAGGAGAAG CAATCTCTGGACAGTCGCCATCGTCTGCTGTGCAAACAGAGGGAGGATGCCAAAGATCTGAAGGATAACCTGGACAGGAGAGAGAACCTGGTTTCCACATTCCTGTCGCGTCAGCTGTCTGCCGAGCAGCTGCAGGACTACCGGCGCTTCGTGCAGACCAAGGCCTCGCTGCTCATTCGGCAGAAGGACCTGGAGGAGAAGCAGAGGCTGggagaggagcagctggaggCCCTTTCCAACAGCCTCCATCTTTGA
- the shroom1 gene encoding protein Shroom1 isoform X1 — MDSYNFHFERMSNVDLHPLSLPVSRLSPAKSNSSIVDQFAHHQHGKGDSAYSSFSGGSTAPDYPSPFLPDDLQSSSFSHYADLKYVKSIYHPTQVLQSDSKAMDQLCRSVEAISQQYRNNTSNNVNHHNHNSNENYHTNNKVLSKQEVPLGAPSQGAYPAVYPPPVPARLDSFIATKNLENSRVHHHGTEFQPQQPQQQLRPHNRSHAQSHGLNAQRTETANPKTGNSGFNSEPVYAVWKGSQQQEQQQHQARQPPVYRLHLQPHDQTRAPLNPDYLFITDNKAASEQQKSANILIRSPPRGTSQPEHLKPRHSSNSDGCNGDHHNKPSGSTGHFEGQRKRVHSAHDWLGSEPARATSPWNAGQSFTNSSIQHKGQFYFVKGVCKQSESGMRTYSASVCGSDAGSESSTVIERHRLREKERCHSTMDDLFRPLKDSSRSSSDMITDGREAFTYENQSKDLISRSQDQENHKPSLLMQSSQSFESLEDIDMMHSLEIGRHTAKNPIFYCGPDRNCPPHSSTQTKEVTSLISNEQPNDHKREEQAKRGKRQPLGDVASERINKETTPLLYHLTGASRAALQPKKDTDFSIKGKEAVPNKTGHGDVAFNDNDRPQQGDTSKNDREEVISVACNTLDDSFKKYYKEKLKDAQSKVLRETSFKRRDLQLSWPHRIRQKPELRPTVIHSFSSSQDSETLIPSVTSEETERGSIKEEVRESQKEMDKETEKEKGRPANVAQPQVARIGGRKRLTQEQKKMCYSEPEKLNQLGGAPKHSACRSFGNESESLFAVECEGEEDTQQGEQGLVAARRKMFETRGRALSASSASKTNLKNLQHKALVDYMERKTGQKVAEPQQPVPHLPPPPRQRHSLGEKPFDWGPRPLSACPDGKNTKKKLHRPHSAGRILDSSTSSIRYAQFFSAQSCSGQSSQPGWRESQGPSQGKSASVESLLDQPEPPNFFRNRSTSTPHAFEAHDYETDPLPANTMETRSPQKNATEDPVVTSVPESQQRVRVVAQRGKSMEELGASKLTRPSAMSKSSEQLDQLWRHSGGPGGPDRDRRNVSFFAQVREAQGQERESKKQYVLDQAVKQPEIIGQKNTQGQTQIHTRKKSPIKQNSEPALGSVEDTGPLTTVGTRNSSRSTSPASCSSSRARVHSASPGFHGSVTNEIRSSRPPSETSSNPPSPRGQETSEREIKSTSSTPIQTKLPCENRLSSSRVSTSPCVTGLEREQSVDELSNEAPPFDSNHEVSLSCGVTTDPSLWILLPDEDIKEEVLNLPLTDNVFDDESSSSAPPTQTSETSVSPCTSVSDADISQQVEEEKNPEMEDEKLGENQEMEERGTPEGETEGLDRPVERPQWEELVKAVVKADQSLTRVLYPLANRKTALMLMEQLLSEDTLLMEEHYKKKQEQRGAVESTETFEAAEPTSCPSAPDSLKAQSPELQSKADVTEKKRLLVSFIEDRLRSLEETRGALEADIQENVSSGEALEVLVQEHCLPVELERYNLFIGDLERVVSLLLCLSARLARVQNALSTVDQYTDAEEKQSLDSRHRLLCKQREDAKDLKDNLDRRENLVSTFLSRQLSAEQLQDYRRFVQTKASLLIRQKDLEEKQRLGEEQLEALSNSLHL; from the exons ATGGATTCCTACAACTTCCACTTTGAGAGAATGAGCAACGTGGACCTGCATCCTCTGAGCCTGCCCGTCAGCCGGCTCTCCCCAGCCAAGTCCAACAGCAGCATCGTCGACCAGTTTGCCCACCACCAACACGGCAAAGGAGACTCTGCCTACAGCTCCTTCTCTGGTGGGTCCACTGCCCCAGACTACCCTTCTCCCTTCCTGCCAGATGACCTGCAGTCCAGCTCCTTCAGCCACTATGCTGATCTTAAGTATGTAAAGTCCATTTACCACCCCACCCAGGTTCTGCAGTCTGACTCAAAGGCCATGGACCAGCTCTGTCGCTCTGTGGAAGCTATCTCACAACAATATCGCAATAATACCAGCAACAACGTAAACCACCACAACCACAATAGCAACGAAAATTACCATACCAACAACAAAGTACTCTCTAAACAAGAGGTGCCTTTGGGGGCTCCATCCCAAGGTGCTTACCCTGCTGTCTATCCTCCTCCAGTACCTGCACGCCTGGATAGTTTCATAGCCACAAAAAACTTGGAGAATAGCAGGGTCCACCACCATGGTACTGAATTTCAACCACAGCAGCCACAGCAACAGCTCAGACCCCACAATCGATCCCATGCACAGTCACATGGTCTGAATGCTCAGAGGACTGAGACTGCAAACCCAAAAACAGGCAACTCTGGCTTCAATTCTGAACCAGTGTATGCAGTTTGGAAGGGCTCTCAACagcaagagcagcagcagcatcaagcCCGGCAGCCACCAGTATACCGCCTTCACCTCCAGCCTCATGATCAGACCAGGGCACCGTTGAACCCAGACTACCTTTTCATCACGGATAACAAAGCTGCCTCTGAGCAGCAGAAGTCAGCCAACATTTTAATCCGATCACCTCCCCGAGGCACAAGCCAGCCTGAGCACCTGAAACCCAGACACTCATCAAACAGTGATGGATGCAATGGAGACCATCATAACAAGCCCAGTGGTAGCACCGGCCATTTTGAGGGTCAGCGCAAAAGGGTGCACTCAGCACATGATTGGCTTGGTTCAGAGCCAGCCCGAGCCACTAGCCCCTGGAATGCTGGTCAGAGCTTTACCAACAGCAGCATCCAGCATAAGGGTCAATTCTACTTTGTCAAAGGGGTGTGCAAGCAGTCTGAATCTGGTATGAGGACATATTCTGCATCAGTTTGTGGGTCTGACGCTGGTAGTGAGAGCTCCACTGTGATCGAGAGACACCGGcttagagaaaaagaaagatgccaCAGTACGATGGATGATTTGTTTAGGCCTCTCAAAGATAGTTCTCGCTCCTCCAGTGATATGATAACAGATGGGAGAGAGGCTTTCACTTATGAGAACCAGAGCAAGGACCTAATCTCAAGGAGCCAGGATCAGGAGAATCACAAGCCATCGCTCTTGATGCAGTCCTCTCAAAGCTTTGAATCCTTAGAGGACATCGACATGATGCATAGTCTAGAGATTGGCCGCCACACTGCCAAAAACCCTATATTCTACTGTGGACCTGACAGAAACTGCCCCCCACAttcaagcacacaaacaaaggAAGTCACATCACTGATCAGCAATGAACAGCCCAATGACCACAAGAGAGAGGAGCAGGCAAAGAGAGGGAAAAGGCAGCCATTGGGGGATGTAGCCAGCGAGAGgataaacaaagaaacaactCCGCTTCTGTACCACCTCACTGGAGCCAGCAGGGCAGCATTACAGCCAAAAAAGGATACTGATTTCAGTATAAAAGGCAAGGAAGCAGTCCCAAACAAAACGGGTCATGGAGATGTGGCTTTCAACGATAATGACAGACCTCAACAAGGTGACACGAGCAAGAACGATAGAGAGGAAGTGATCTCTGTTGCCTGTAACACCCTGGATGACTCATTTAAAAAGTACTACAAAGAGAAGCTGAAGGATGCCCAGTCTAAAGTCCTGAGGGAGACTTCATTTAAAAGGAGGGACCTGCAGCTGTCATGGCCGCACCGAATCAGGCAAAAACCTGAGCTGCGGCCTACAGTGATTCACTCTTTCTCCTCATCACAGGACTCAGAGACTCTCATCCCCTCTGTGACCtctgaggagacagagagggggagcataaaggaagaagtaagggagAGTCAGAAGGAGATGGACAAAGAGAccgaaaaagaaaaagggaggcCAGCTAATGTGGCTCAGCCCCAGGTGGCACGCATCGGAGGCAGGAAGCGTTTAACCCAAGAGCAGAAGAAGATGTGCTACTCTGAACCAGAAAAACTCAACCAGCTCGGTGGTGCCCCCAAACACTCTGCTTGCCGCTCCTTTGGCAACGAAAGTGAGAGCCTGTTTGCAGTCGAGTGTGAGGGAGAGGAAGATACGCAGCAAGGAGAGCAGGGACTGGTTGCTGCACGGAGGAAGATGTTTGAGACGAGAGGTCGAGCCCTTTCAGCCTCTAGCGCCTCAAAGACAAACCTAAAAAATCTGCAACACAAGGCCCTGGTGGACTACATGGAGCGCAAGACGGGTCAGAAAGTGGCTGAGCCCCAGCAACCAGTGCCTCACCTACCGCCTCCACCCAGACAGAGACACTCTCTGGGTGAGAAACCATTTGACTGGGGTCCCAGACCTCTATCAGCATGTCCTGATGGCAAAAACACCAAGAAGAAACTCCACAGACCTCATTCTGCAGGACGCATCCTTgactcctccaccagctccatcAG GTATGCCCAGTTCTTCTCAGCACAGTCTTGCTCTGGCCAGTCGAGTCAACCCGGATGGAGGGAGAGCCAAGGTCCATCTCAGGGGAAGTCTGCGTCAGTGGAGAGTCTCTTAGACCAACCAGAACCACCTAATTTCTTCAGGAACAGATCCACTTCCACACCACATGCATTTGAG GCGCATGACTATGAGACAGATCCATTACCAGCTAATACTATGGAAACCAGGAG TCCCCAGAAGAATGCGACTGAGGACCCTGTAGTAACATCAGTCCCTGAGAGCCAGCAGCGTGTCCGTGTGGTTGCACAGAGGGGGAAGTCCATGGAAGAGCTCGGGGCATCAAAGTTAACAAGACCATCAGCCATGAGTAAAAGTTCTGAGCAGCTGGATCAACTGTGGAGGCATTCGGGTGGACCAGGAGGGCCAGATAGAGATAGGAGGAATGTTTCATTCTTTGCCCAAGTCAGAGAAGCCCAGGggcaggaaagagagagtaagaaaCAATATGTGTTGGATCAAGCAGTAAAACAACCCGAGATCATTGGTCAGAAAAACACTCAGGGACAGACACAAATCCATACTCGGAAAAAGTCCCCGATAAAGCAGAACTCAGAACCAGCACTGGGTAGTGTGGAGGATACCGGGCCTCTCACCACAGTAGGAACAAGGAATTCAAGTAGATCCACCTCTCCGGCCTCCTGCTCCTCGTCTCGGGCCAGGGTTCACTCTGCATCTCCTGGTTTCCATGGCTCCGTCACAAATGAGATCAGGTCTAGTAGGCCGCCCAGTGAGACTTCTTCTAATCCACCTTCCCCTAGAGGTCAAGAAACCAGTGAGAGGGAGATCAAATCCACATCGTCAACCCCCATCCAGACAAAGCTTCCTTGTGAAAACAGGCTGAGCTCCAG tagAGTCAGTACTTCCCCTTGTGTAACTGGATTGGAACGAGAGCAGTCAGTGGATGAACTGAGCAATGAGGCCCCACCATTTGATTCAAACCACGAAGTGTCtctgagctgtggtgtaaccacaGATCCATCGCTGTGGATACTCCTTCCAGATGAAGACATCAAAGAAGAAGTCCTGAATCTACCGCTGACAGACAACGTATTCGATGACGAGTCTTCAAGCTCAGCCCCTCCTACGCAGACAAGCGAAACCTCTGTGTCTCCCTGCACCTCAGTCTCTGACGCAGACATCAGTCAGCaggtggaagaggagaaaaatccaGAAATGGAAGATGAGAAGTTGGGAGAAAAccaggagatggaggagaggggaacaccagagggagagacagagggctTGGACAGGCCCGTCGAGAGACCTCAGTGGGAGGAGCTTGTAAAAGCGGTTGTCAAGGCGGATCAATCACTGACCAGAGTACTGTACCCGCTGGCTAATCGTAAGACGGCACTGATGCTGATggagcagctgctgtcagaggACACGCTGCTGATGGAGGAGCACTACAAGAAGAAACAGGAGCAGAGGGGCGCTGTAGAAAG cacTGAGACCTTCGAAGCGGCTGAACCAACTTCCTGTCCTTCTGCTCCTGACAGCCTTAAAGCTCAGAGTCCAGAGCTGCAGAGCAAAGCTGATGTCACTGAGAAGAAG CGTCTGTTAGTGTCCTTCATTGAGGATCGTCTGCGTTCACTCGAAGAAACACGTGGCGCCCTCGAAGCAGATATTCAGGAGAACGTGTCCAGTGGTGAGGCGCTGGAGGTGCTGGTCCAAGAGCACTGCCTTCCTGTGGAGCTGGAGAGGTACAACCTGTTCATAGGAGACCTGGAGAGGGTGGTCAGCCTGCTTTTATGCCTCTCTGCCCGGCTGGCCAGGGTACAGAACGCCCTGAGCACAGTGGACCAGTACACGGACGCTGAGGAGAAG CAATCTCTGGACAGTCGCCATCGTCTGCTGTGCAAACAGAGGGAGGATGCCAAAGATCTGAAGGATAACCTGGACAGGAGAGAGAACCTGGTTTCCACATTCCTGTCGCGTCAGCTGTCTGCCGAGCAGCTGCAGGACTACCGGCGCTTCGTGCAGACCAAGGCCTCGCTGCTCATTCGGCAGAAGGACCTGGAGGAGAAGCAGAGGCTGggagaggagcagctggaggCCCTTTCCAACAGCCTCCATCTTTGA
- the LOC133993540 gene encoding ankyrin repeat domain-containing protein SOWAHB-like has product MVLTEQSVLSLLIAEGGRVKKADFVQKFKDSVECDDTEERQRNRHLFKTIVNKVAFVKEIDGERYVVVRKQYHNSLEGVQTDGSPVDKTGDEDIQPAGEQQRPPERTERTENSEDEEKRSPSVSEADQEQASESGENPTEILSAIQLALQRSKSTDIKVKRMLNFEIQRQDTNTDSCHQSKPYALPLRMPPTTRVEIQKLKGDPDEPPESPKLGAFRNKRRPPSVETVSTVGSPQLRRLVKSTKASEEPNETKVSSMVPLEQSEHEWLVKCAAGHWSQVYGLLLRDNQLADKRDFMSGFTALHWAAKCGKSEMLVNIMDVAKKGGVDIDINAKTHGGYTPLHIAALHDQEYILTMLVGEYGADINIRDNCGKKAYHYLHNGVCGSVREMLGEPKVQQAQDTALPEKDELELFPDLTKGLHTISRLFQPHMTAHKKKNKQRPGLFSHSDDPNEEREDGSNIFRPKLLSDVFM; this is encoded by the exons atggtaCTGACAGAACAATCCGTCTTATCTTTGCTGATTGCTGAGGGGGGCAGAGTAAAGAAAGCGGACTTTGTACAGAAATTCAAAGATTCAGTAGAATGCGACGATACCGAAGAAAGACAACGGAACAGGCACCTTTTTAAGACCATCGTCAACAAAGTCGCCTTCGTCAAAGAAATCGACGGTGAACGGTATGTTGTCGTAAGGAAACAGTATCATAATTCGCTGGAAGGGGTCCAGACTGACGGCAGCCCTGTGGACAAGACGGGAGATGAAGACATTCAGCCGGCAGGTGAGCAGCAGCGCCCACCTGAGCgcacagagaggacagagaactctgaggatgaagaaaaaaggagccCATCTGTTTCTGAAGCTGATCAAGAACAGGCAAGTGAAAGTGGTGAAAATCCCACAGAAATACTCTCTGCTATACAGCTGGCATTGCAGAGGAGCAAAAGTACAGATATTAAGGTTAAAAGAATGCTGAATTTTGAGATCCAACGTCAGGACACAAATACAGACAGTTG CCACCAGAGTAAACCATACGCCTTGCCTTTGAGAATGCCACCCACCACCAGGGTTGAGATCCAAAAACTTAAAGGGGACCCGGATGAGCCTCCTGAAAGTCCAAAATTAGGTGCCTTCAGGAACAAAAGGAGGCCGCCTTCAGTGGAGACGGTTAGCACTGTGGGCTCTCCACAGCTGAGGCGGTTGGTGAAGAGCACCAAGGCGTCAGAAGAACCCAACGAGACAAAGGTCTCCTCCATGGTTCCCCTGGAGCAGTCAGAGCATGAATGGCTGGTCAAGTGTGCGGCAGGACACTGGAGCCAGGTTTACGGGCTGCTGCTGAGAGACAACCAGCTGGCAGACAAGAGGGACTTCATGTCAGGGTTCACCGCTCTGCATTGGGCTGCCAAGTGTGGAAAGAGTGAAATGCTTGTTAACATTATGGACGTAGCCAAGAAAGGAGGGGTTGACATTGACATTAACGCAAAAACACACGGCGGATACACTCCCTTGCACATCGCAGCCTTGCACGACCAGGAGTACATCCTGACCATGCTGGTGGGGGAGTACGGGGCTGATATAAACATCAGGGATAACTGCGGGAAGAAAGCCTACCACTATCTGCACAACGGTGTTTGTGGGAGTGTGAGAGAGATGCTTGGTGAACCCAAAGTCCAGCAGGCTCAGGACACGGCCCTGCCAGAGAAAGATGAGCTGGAACTGTTCCCGGATCTCACCAAGGGCCTGCATACAATAAGCCGTCTCTTCCAGCCACACATGACAGCccacaagaagaagaacaagcaGAGGCCGGGATTGTTCTCCCACAGCGATGACCCCAATGAGGAACGAGAGGACGGCAGCAACATATTCAGACCCAAACTCCTATCAGATGTTTTTATGTAG